The genomic window CGCCTGCGTGAGCGGCCGGACCCAGTCGAACAGGCGCCGGCGGGCCTGCGACTGGACTCCGTAGACGCGGGCCGCGTCGATCGCGCGCGTCGCCATCGCGATGTCCGGGGAGACGCCGATGCGCGCGGCGTCAGGCCCGGGGCGCTTTGTCTTTGGGATACTCCTCGCGCCGCGCCACGAACCCGATATAGTCGAGGTTCTGCGCCTCGACGCCCAACTGTTTGAGCATGGCCATCACCTGGGCGCGGTGGTGCACCTCGTGCATCAGCATCTGGACTCCGATCTCGGCTTTGCTGACGGTCACGATTGCCACCTTATCGCCCTGCTCGAGCCGCCGGGTTACCGTCTTCGACCAGTCGGTGGTGCCGGCGAGCGTCGCCCGCGTCTGCGGCGCTTGGGCGGTCCAGACCTTCTCGAGGTCCGCGAAGGTGGGCTGGCGGGTTTCGTTGATCGGGAAGTCGTCATTGAGGGGCGGCGGCGGCAGGGGTTCTCCCCGCAGCCGCATGCTGTAGAGTAATTCCACCCTGGCGATTTCGATGAGGGTCGCGCGTATCGTCCCCATGCCGAACGGGAACCGCTGCGTGTATTGTTCCTGGCTCAGCGGACGCACCCAGCC from bacterium includes these protein-coding regions:
- a CDS encoding DinB family protein, whose translation is MDYAHVYDVLTQARQRLFGWVRPLSQEQYTQRFPFGMGTIRATLIEIARVELLYSMRLRGEPLPPPPLNDDFPINETRQPTFADLEKVWTAQAPQTRATLAGTTDWSKTVTRRLEQGDKVAIVTVSKAEIGVQMLMHEVHHRAQVMAMLKQLGVEAQNLDYIGFVARREEYPKDKAPRA